A genome region from Phaenicophaeus curvirostris isolate KB17595 chromosome 10, BPBGC_Pcur_1.0, whole genome shotgun sequence includes the following:
- the LIPH gene encoding lipase member H isoform X4 encodes MLRLCVVFICLWYGVRTDSREACPAFTVLSLSDALKGTDLKVKLLLYTRQNPNCAVELDSTPSKYLDVTKKTTFIIHGYRLTGSAPVWIPDLVQLLLSVEDMNVIVVDWNQGATTLIYSHAAGNCKRVAEVLKKLIDEMLVDGASLDSLHMIGVSLGAHISGFVGQMFDGALGRITGKPFLLSALFLWGQLLHVSCTGGMPRARLCVAGLDPAGPLYRGKPPSERLDPTDAQFVDVIHSDIDGLGYGEALGHIDFYPNGGDDQPGCPLTIFSGYYAHEWKSYLIQQSHPGSSMFFNTADKEPFCIYHYFVDIITWNKDTRRGTLSIVLVDETGKKAESKVNPEAAAFQQFNQITLLIGFDQDFENVQRISLTFSTGSVIGPKFKLRILQIRLRSLTNPGRAQLCRFDLVLPEGSARTFRPVPC; translated from the exons ATGCTGAGGCTATGCGTCGTGTTCATCTGCCTTTGGTACGGGGTGAGAACAG ATTCCAGGGAGGCATGCCCTGCATTCACAGTGCTCAGCCTCAGCGATGCTTTGAAAGGGACAGACCTGAAAGTGAAGCTGCTGCTCTACACCAGGCAGAATCCAAACTGTGCTGTAGAGCTTGATTCAACACCCTCCAAGTATCTAGATGTGACCAAGAAAACTACCTTCATCATCCATGGATATCGACTCACAGGCTCTGCCCCAGTCTGGATCCCTGACTTGGTACAACTCCTGCTTTCTGTAGAAGACATGAACGTCATCGTGGTGGACTGGAACCAGGGGGCAACAACCCTCATCTACAGCCATGCTGCTGGAAACTGCAAAAGAGTTGCCGAGGTTCTGAAGAAACTCATTGATGAGATGTTG GTTGACGGAGCATCACTTGACTCCTTGCACATGATCGGAGTGAGCCTGGGAGCGCACATCTCTGGCTTTGTGGGGCAGATGTTTGATGGGGCACTTGGAAGAATCACAGGTAAGCCCTTCCTCCTGTCAGCCCTTTTCCTTTGGGGACAGCTGCTCCACGTGAGCTGCACTGGAGGGATGCCACGTGCACGGCTCTGTGTTGCAGGCCTTGACCCAGCAGGCCCCTTGTACAGAGGAAAGCCACCCAGCGAGAGGCTGGACCCTACGGATGCACAGTTTGTGGATGTGATTCATTCAGACATTGATG GACTAGGTTACGGAGAAGCACTAGGCCACATAGACTTCTACCCCAACGGCGGGGATGACCAGCCTGGCTGTCCACTGACAATATTTTCTG GTTATTACGCCCACGAGTGGAAGAGCTACCTAATACAACAGAGCCATCCAGGGTCAAGCATGTTTTTCAATACAGCAGACAAGGAGCCATTCTGCA TTTACCACTACTTTGTGGACATTATTACATGGAACAAAGACACCAGGAGAGGCACCCTCAGCATTGTATTAGTGGATGAAACTGGGAAAAAGGCAGAATCCAAAGTTAACCC GGAAGCTGCAGCCTTCCAGCAGTTCAACCAAATCACTTTGCTAATCGGATTCGACCAGGACTTTGAAAACGTGCAAAGAATTTCCTTGACATTTTCCACGGGATCTGTCATTGGCCCGAAGTTCAAACTCAGGATTCTCCAAATCAGGCTGCGGTCACTTACAAATCCAGGAAG GGCTCAGCTGTGCCGCTTCGACCTGGTGCTGCCCGAGGGCTCCGCGCGGACCTTCCGGCCCGTCCCGTGCTGA
- the LIPH gene encoding lipase member H isoform X5 — protein MLRLCVVFICLWYGVRTDSREACPAFTVLSLSDALKGTDLKVKLLLYTRQNPNCAVELDSTPSKYLDVTKKTTFIIHGYRLTGSAPVWIPDLVQLLLSVEDMNVIVVDWNQGATTLIYSHAAGNCKRVAEVLKKLIDEMLVDGASLDSLHMIGVSLGAHISGFVGQMFDGALGRITGLDPAGPLYRGKPPSERLDPTDAQFVDVIHSDIDGLQYFKCDHQRSVLLFMSSLKQSCNITAYPCGSYRNYRHGKCTSCEPFRPLPCPVLGYYAHEWKSYLIQQSHPGSSMFFNTADKEPFCIYHYFVDIITWNKDTRRGTLSIVLVDETGKKAESKVNPEAAAFQQFNQITLLIGFDQDFENVQRISLTFSTGSVIGPKFKLRILQIRLRSLTNPGRAQLCRFDLVLPEGSARTFRPVPC, from the exons ATGCTGAGGCTATGCGTCGTGTTCATCTGCCTTTGGTACGGGGTGAGAACAG ATTCCAGGGAGGCATGCCCTGCATTCACAGTGCTCAGCCTCAGCGATGCTTTGAAAGGGACAGACCTGAAAGTGAAGCTGCTGCTCTACACCAGGCAGAATCCAAACTGTGCTGTAGAGCTTGATTCAACACCCTCCAAGTATCTAGATGTGACCAAGAAAACTACCTTCATCATCCATGGATATCGACTCACAGGCTCTGCCCCAGTCTGGATCCCTGACTTGGTACAACTCCTGCTTTCTGTAGAAGACATGAACGTCATCGTGGTGGACTGGAACCAGGGGGCAACAACCCTCATCTACAGCCATGCTGCTGGAAACTGCAAAAGAGTTGCCGAGGTTCTGAAGAAACTCATTGATGAGATGTTG GTTGACGGAGCATCACTTGACTCCTTGCACATGATCGGAGTGAGCCTGGGAGCGCACATCTCTGGCTTTGTGGGGCAGATGTTTGATGGGGCACTTGGAAGAATCACAG GCCTTGACCCAGCAGGCCCCTTGTACAGAGGAAAGCCACCCAGCGAGAGGCTGGACCCTACGGATGCACAGTTTGTGGATGTGATTCATTCAGACATTGATG GGTTGCAGTATTTTAAGTGTGACCACCAGAGGTCTGTTCTCCTGTTCATGTCATCCCTGAAACAGAGCTGCAACATCACTGCCTACCCCTGTGGCTCCTACCGCAACTACAGGCACGGCAAATGTACGAGCTGCGAACCCTTTCGGCCTCTGCCATGCCCCGTCCTAG GTTATTACGCCCACGAGTGGAAGAGCTACCTAATACAACAGAGCCATCCAGGGTCAAGCATGTTTTTCAATACAGCAGACAAGGAGCCATTCTGCA TTTACCACTACTTTGTGGACATTATTACATGGAACAAAGACACCAGGAGAGGCACCCTCAGCATTGTATTAGTGGATGAAACTGGGAAAAAGGCAGAATCCAAAGTTAACCC GGAAGCTGCAGCCTTCCAGCAGTTCAACCAAATCACTTTGCTAATCGGATTCGACCAGGACTTTGAAAACGTGCAAAGAATTTCCTTGACATTTTCCACGGGATCTGTCATTGGCCCGAAGTTCAAACTCAGGATTCTCCAAATCAGGCTGCGGTCACTTACAAATCCAGGAAG GGCTCAGCTGTGCCGCTTCGACCTGGTGCTGCCCGAGGGCTCCGCGCGGACCTTCCGGCCCGTCCCGTGCTGA
- the ANAPC13 gene encoding anaphase-promoting complex subunit 13 — protein MDSEVQRDGRILDLIDDAWREDKLPYEDVAIPLNELPEPEQDNGGTTESVKEQEMKWTDLALQYLHENVPPTGS, from the exons ATGGACAGCGAAGTGCAAAGGGATGGCAGAATCCTGGATCTGATCGATGATGCGTGGAGGGAAGATAAACTGCCTTATGAGGATGTGGCCATCCCACTG AATGAGCTTCCTGAACCAGAGCAAGACAATGGTGGCACAACCGAGTCTGTCAAAGAGCAAGAAATGAAGTGGACAGATTTGGCGCTCCAGTATCTCCATGAAAACGTTCCACCCACAGGAAGCTAG
- the LIPH gene encoding lipase member H isoform X6, with translation MLRLCVVFICLWYGVRTDSREACPAFTVLSLSDALKGTDLKVKLLLYTRQNPNCAVELDSTPSKYLDVTKKTTFIIHGYRLTGSAPVWIPDLVQLLLSVEDMNVIVVDWNQGATTLIYSHAAGNCKRVAEVLKKLIDEMLVDGASLDSLHMIGVSLGAHISGFVGQMFDGALGRITGKPFLLSALFLWGQLLHVSCTGGMPRARLCVAGLDPAGPLYRGKPPSERLDPTDAQFVDVIHSDIDGYYAHEWKSYLIQQSHPGSSMFFNTADKEPFCIYHYFVDIITWNKDTRRGTLSIVLVDETGKKAESKVNPEAAAFQQFNQITLLIGFDQDFENVQRISLTFSTGSVIGPKFKLRILQIRLRSLTNPGRAQLCRFDLVLPEGSARTFRPVPC, from the exons ATGCTGAGGCTATGCGTCGTGTTCATCTGCCTTTGGTACGGGGTGAGAACAG ATTCCAGGGAGGCATGCCCTGCATTCACAGTGCTCAGCCTCAGCGATGCTTTGAAAGGGACAGACCTGAAAGTGAAGCTGCTGCTCTACACCAGGCAGAATCCAAACTGTGCTGTAGAGCTTGATTCAACACCCTCCAAGTATCTAGATGTGACCAAGAAAACTACCTTCATCATCCATGGATATCGACTCACAGGCTCTGCCCCAGTCTGGATCCCTGACTTGGTACAACTCCTGCTTTCTGTAGAAGACATGAACGTCATCGTGGTGGACTGGAACCAGGGGGCAACAACCCTCATCTACAGCCATGCTGCTGGAAACTGCAAAAGAGTTGCCGAGGTTCTGAAGAAACTCATTGATGAGATGTTG GTTGACGGAGCATCACTTGACTCCTTGCACATGATCGGAGTGAGCCTGGGAGCGCACATCTCTGGCTTTGTGGGGCAGATGTTTGATGGGGCACTTGGAAGAATCACAGGTAAGCCCTTCCTCCTGTCAGCCCTTTTCCTTTGGGGACAGCTGCTCCACGTGAGCTGCACTGGAGGGATGCCACGTGCACGGCTCTGTGTTGCAGGCCTTGACCCAGCAGGCCCCTTGTACAGAGGAAAGCCACCCAGCGAGAGGCTGGACCCTACGGATGCACAGTTTGTGGATGTGATTCATTCAGACATTGATG GTTATTACGCCCACGAGTGGAAGAGCTACCTAATACAACAGAGCCATCCAGGGTCAAGCATGTTTTTCAATACAGCAGACAAGGAGCCATTCTGCA TTTACCACTACTTTGTGGACATTATTACATGGAACAAAGACACCAGGAGAGGCACCCTCAGCATTGTATTAGTGGATGAAACTGGGAAAAAGGCAGAATCCAAAGTTAACCC GGAAGCTGCAGCCTTCCAGCAGTTCAACCAAATCACTTTGCTAATCGGATTCGACCAGGACTTTGAAAACGTGCAAAGAATTTCCTTGACATTTTCCACGGGATCTGTCATTGGCCCGAAGTTCAAACTCAGGATTCTCCAAATCAGGCTGCGGTCACTTACAAATCCAGGAAG GGCTCAGCTGTGCCGCTTCGACCTGGTGCTGCCCGAGGGCTCCGCGCGGACCTTCCGGCCCGTCCCGTGCTGA
- the LIPH gene encoding lipase member H isoform X2 — protein sequence MLRLCVVFICLWYGVRTDSREACPAFTVLSLSDALKGTDLKVKLLLYTRQNPNCAVELDSTPSKYLDVTKKTTFIIHGYRLTGSAPVWIPDLVQLLLSVEDMNVIVVDWNQGATTLIYSHAAGNCKRVAEVLKKLIDEMLVDGASLDSLHMIGVSLGAHISGFVGQMFDGALGRITGKPFLLSALFLWGQLLHVSCTGGMPRARLCVAGLDPAGPLYRGKPPSERLDPTDAQFVDVIHSDIDGLQYFKCDHQRSVLLFMSSLKQSCNITAYPCGSYRNYRHGKCTSCEPFRPLPCPVLGYYAHEWKSYLIQQSHPGSSMFFNTADKEPFCIYHYFVDIITWNKDTRRGTLSIVLVDETGKKAESKVNPEAAAFQQFNQITLLIGFDQDFENVQRISLTFSTGSVIGPKFKLRILQIRLRSLTNPGRAQLCRFDLVLPEGSARTFRPVPC from the exons ATGCTGAGGCTATGCGTCGTGTTCATCTGCCTTTGGTACGGGGTGAGAACAG ATTCCAGGGAGGCATGCCCTGCATTCACAGTGCTCAGCCTCAGCGATGCTTTGAAAGGGACAGACCTGAAAGTGAAGCTGCTGCTCTACACCAGGCAGAATCCAAACTGTGCTGTAGAGCTTGATTCAACACCCTCCAAGTATCTAGATGTGACCAAGAAAACTACCTTCATCATCCATGGATATCGACTCACAGGCTCTGCCCCAGTCTGGATCCCTGACTTGGTACAACTCCTGCTTTCTGTAGAAGACATGAACGTCATCGTGGTGGACTGGAACCAGGGGGCAACAACCCTCATCTACAGCCATGCTGCTGGAAACTGCAAAAGAGTTGCCGAGGTTCTGAAGAAACTCATTGATGAGATGTTG GTTGACGGAGCATCACTTGACTCCTTGCACATGATCGGAGTGAGCCTGGGAGCGCACATCTCTGGCTTTGTGGGGCAGATGTTTGATGGGGCACTTGGAAGAATCACAGGTAAGCCCTTCCTCCTGTCAGCCCTTTTCCTTTGGGGACAGCTGCTCCACGTGAGCTGCACTGGAGGGATGCCACGTGCACGGCTCTGTGTTGCAGGCCTTGACCCAGCAGGCCCCTTGTACAGAGGAAAGCCACCCAGCGAGAGGCTGGACCCTACGGATGCACAGTTTGTGGATGTGATTCATTCAGACATTGATG GGTTGCAGTATTTTAAGTGTGACCACCAGAGGTCTGTTCTCCTGTTCATGTCATCCCTGAAACAGAGCTGCAACATCACTGCCTACCCCTGTGGCTCCTACCGCAACTACAGGCACGGCAAATGTACGAGCTGCGAACCCTTTCGGCCTCTGCCATGCCCCGTCCTAG GTTATTACGCCCACGAGTGGAAGAGCTACCTAATACAACAGAGCCATCCAGGGTCAAGCATGTTTTTCAATACAGCAGACAAGGAGCCATTCTGCA TTTACCACTACTTTGTGGACATTATTACATGGAACAAAGACACCAGGAGAGGCACCCTCAGCATTGTATTAGTGGATGAAACTGGGAAAAAGGCAGAATCCAAAGTTAACCC GGAAGCTGCAGCCTTCCAGCAGTTCAACCAAATCACTTTGCTAATCGGATTCGACCAGGACTTTGAAAACGTGCAAAGAATTTCCTTGACATTTTCCACGGGATCTGTCATTGGCCCGAAGTTCAAACTCAGGATTCTCCAAATCAGGCTGCGGTCACTTACAAATCCAGGAAG GGCTCAGCTGTGCCGCTTCGACCTGGTGCTGCCCGAGGGCTCCGCGCGGACCTTCCGGCCCGTCCCGTGCTGA
- the LIPH gene encoding lipase member H isoform X7, which yields MLRLCVVFICLWYGVRTDSREACPAFTVLSLSDALKGTDLKVKLLLYTRQNPNCAVELDSTPSKYLDVTKKTTFIIHGYRLTGSAPVWIPDLVQLLLSVEDMNVIVVDWNQGATTLIYSHAAGNCKRVAEVLKKLIDEMLVDGASLDSLHMIGVSLGAHISGFVGQMFDGALGRITGLDPAGPLYRGKPPSERLDPTDAQFVDVIHSDIDGYYAHEWKSYLIQQSHPGSSMFFNTADKEPFCIYHYFVDIITWNKDTRRGTLSIVLVDETGKKAESKVNPEAAAFQQFNQITLLIGFDQDFENVQRISLTFSTGSVIGPKFKLRILQIRLRSLTNPGRAQLCRFDLVLPEGSARTFRPVPC from the exons ATGCTGAGGCTATGCGTCGTGTTCATCTGCCTTTGGTACGGGGTGAGAACAG ATTCCAGGGAGGCATGCCCTGCATTCACAGTGCTCAGCCTCAGCGATGCTTTGAAAGGGACAGACCTGAAAGTGAAGCTGCTGCTCTACACCAGGCAGAATCCAAACTGTGCTGTAGAGCTTGATTCAACACCCTCCAAGTATCTAGATGTGACCAAGAAAACTACCTTCATCATCCATGGATATCGACTCACAGGCTCTGCCCCAGTCTGGATCCCTGACTTGGTACAACTCCTGCTTTCTGTAGAAGACATGAACGTCATCGTGGTGGACTGGAACCAGGGGGCAACAACCCTCATCTACAGCCATGCTGCTGGAAACTGCAAAAGAGTTGCCGAGGTTCTGAAGAAACTCATTGATGAGATGTTG GTTGACGGAGCATCACTTGACTCCTTGCACATGATCGGAGTGAGCCTGGGAGCGCACATCTCTGGCTTTGTGGGGCAGATGTTTGATGGGGCACTTGGAAGAATCACAG GCCTTGACCCAGCAGGCCCCTTGTACAGAGGAAAGCCACCCAGCGAGAGGCTGGACCCTACGGATGCACAGTTTGTGGATGTGATTCATTCAGACATTGATG GTTATTACGCCCACGAGTGGAAGAGCTACCTAATACAACAGAGCCATCCAGGGTCAAGCATGTTTTTCAATACAGCAGACAAGGAGCCATTCTGCA TTTACCACTACTTTGTGGACATTATTACATGGAACAAAGACACCAGGAGAGGCACCCTCAGCATTGTATTAGTGGATGAAACTGGGAAAAAGGCAGAATCCAAAGTTAACCC GGAAGCTGCAGCCTTCCAGCAGTTCAACCAAATCACTTTGCTAATCGGATTCGACCAGGACTTTGAAAACGTGCAAAGAATTTCCTTGACATTTTCCACGGGATCTGTCATTGGCCCGAAGTTCAAACTCAGGATTCTCCAAATCAGGCTGCGGTCACTTACAAATCCAGGAAG GGCTCAGCTGTGCCGCTTCGACCTGGTGCTGCCCGAGGGCTCCGCGCGGACCTTCCGGCCCGTCCCGTGCTGA
- the LIPH gene encoding lipase member H isoform X3 translates to MLRLCVVFICLWYGVRTDSREACPAFTVLSLSDALKGTDLKVKLLLYTRQNPNCAVELDSTPSKYLDVTKKTTFIIHGYRLTGSAPVWIPDLVQLLLSVEDMNVIVVDWNQGATTLIYSHAAGNCKRVAEVLKKLIDEMLVDGASLDSLHMIGVSLGAHISGFVGQMFDGALGRITGLDPAGPLYRGKPPSERLDPTDAQFVDVIHSDIDGLGYGEALGHIDFYPNGGDDQPGCPLTIFSGLQYFKCDHQRSVLLFMSSLKQSCNITAYPCGSYRNYRHGKCTSCEPFRPLPCPVLGYYAHEWKSYLIQQSHPGSSMFFNTADKEPFCIYHYFVDIITWNKDTRRGTLSIVLVDETGKKAESKVNPEAAAFQQFNQITLLIGFDQDFENVQRISLTFSTGSVIGPKFKLRILQIRLRSLTNPGRAQLCRFDLVLPEGSARTFRPVPC, encoded by the exons ATGCTGAGGCTATGCGTCGTGTTCATCTGCCTTTGGTACGGGGTGAGAACAG ATTCCAGGGAGGCATGCCCTGCATTCACAGTGCTCAGCCTCAGCGATGCTTTGAAAGGGACAGACCTGAAAGTGAAGCTGCTGCTCTACACCAGGCAGAATCCAAACTGTGCTGTAGAGCTTGATTCAACACCCTCCAAGTATCTAGATGTGACCAAGAAAACTACCTTCATCATCCATGGATATCGACTCACAGGCTCTGCCCCAGTCTGGATCCCTGACTTGGTACAACTCCTGCTTTCTGTAGAAGACATGAACGTCATCGTGGTGGACTGGAACCAGGGGGCAACAACCCTCATCTACAGCCATGCTGCTGGAAACTGCAAAAGAGTTGCCGAGGTTCTGAAGAAACTCATTGATGAGATGTTG GTTGACGGAGCATCACTTGACTCCTTGCACATGATCGGAGTGAGCCTGGGAGCGCACATCTCTGGCTTTGTGGGGCAGATGTTTGATGGGGCACTTGGAAGAATCACAG GCCTTGACCCAGCAGGCCCCTTGTACAGAGGAAAGCCACCCAGCGAGAGGCTGGACCCTACGGATGCACAGTTTGTGGATGTGATTCATTCAGACATTGATG GACTAGGTTACGGAGAAGCACTAGGCCACATAGACTTCTACCCCAACGGCGGGGATGACCAGCCTGGCTGTCCACTGACAATATTTTCTG GGTTGCAGTATTTTAAGTGTGACCACCAGAGGTCTGTTCTCCTGTTCATGTCATCCCTGAAACAGAGCTGCAACATCACTGCCTACCCCTGTGGCTCCTACCGCAACTACAGGCACGGCAAATGTACGAGCTGCGAACCCTTTCGGCCTCTGCCATGCCCCGTCCTAG GTTATTACGCCCACGAGTGGAAGAGCTACCTAATACAACAGAGCCATCCAGGGTCAAGCATGTTTTTCAATACAGCAGACAAGGAGCCATTCTGCA TTTACCACTACTTTGTGGACATTATTACATGGAACAAAGACACCAGGAGAGGCACCCTCAGCATTGTATTAGTGGATGAAACTGGGAAAAAGGCAGAATCCAAAGTTAACCC GGAAGCTGCAGCCTTCCAGCAGTTCAACCAAATCACTTTGCTAATCGGATTCGACCAGGACTTTGAAAACGTGCAAAGAATTTCCTTGACATTTTCCACGGGATCTGTCATTGGCCCGAAGTTCAAACTCAGGATTCTCCAAATCAGGCTGCGGTCACTTACAAATCCAGGAAG GGCTCAGCTGTGCCGCTTCGACCTGGTGCTGCCCGAGGGCTCCGCGCGGACCTTCCGGCCCGTCCCGTGCTGA
- the TMEM41A gene encoding transmembrane protein 41A: MWRRLPALALLFAAATAALWALSARLGAGRWVPGRALRFPSDAAELRELAAALRDFQRQHRGAALALFCAAYLYKQSFAIPGSGVLNVLAGALFGPWAALALCSALAALGATFCYLLAGAFGKRLLLRWFPERVERLQRKVEENRSCLFFFLLFLRLFPMTPNWFLNISAPILNIPLSQFFFSVLIGLTPYNFICVQTGAILSELTSLDAVFSWDVVLKLLALAVAALIPGVLIKKYSKKHLKLDDDKRAPVFNGKKNS; this comes from the exons ATGTGGCGGCGGCTGCCGGCGCTGGCGCTGCTGTTCGCGGCCGCCACGGCGGCGCTGTGGGCGCTGTCGGCGCGTCTGGGCGCGGGCAGGTGGgtgccggggcg GGCGCTGCGCTTCCCGAGCGACGCGGCGGAGCTGCGGGAGCTGGCGGCGGCGCTGCGGGACTTCCAGCGGCAGCACCGCGGCGCGGCCCTCGCGCTCTTCTGCGCCGCCTACCTCTACAAGCAGAGCTTCGCCATCCCCGGCTCCGGCGTCCTG AACGTGCTGGCCGGGGCGCTGTTCGGGCCCTGGGCCGCCCTCGCGCTGTGCTCGGCGCTGGCCGCGCTGGGGGCCACGTTCTGCTACCTGCTGGCCGGCGCCTTCGGCAAGAGGCTCCTCCTGCGCTGGTTCCCGGAGCGCGTGGAGCGGCTGCAGCGCAAG GTGGAAGAAAACAGGagctgcttatttttcttcctgctgttcctGAGGCTGTTCCCCATGACGCCAAACTGGTTTCTGAATATCTCTGCCCCCATTTTAAACATCCCCCTGTCCCAGTTCTTCTTCTCCGTTCTCATCG GTCTTACCCCGTATAATTTCATCTGCGTGCAGACAGGAGCCATTCTGTCAGAACTCACCTCTTTGGATGCCGTTTTCTCCTGGGACGTGGTGCTCAAGCTGCTCGCCCTGGCCGTGGCAGCTTTGATACCAGGCGTCCTCATCAAGAAATACAGCAAGAAGCACTTGAAGCTGGATGACGATAAGCGCGCTCCAGTCTTCAACGGCAAAAAGAACTCGTGA
- the LIPH gene encoding lipase member H isoform X1: MLRLCVVFICLWYGVRTDSREACPAFTVLSLSDALKGTDLKVKLLLYTRQNPNCAVELDSTPSKYLDVTKKTTFIIHGYRLTGSAPVWIPDLVQLLLSVEDMNVIVVDWNQGATTLIYSHAAGNCKRVAEVLKKLIDEMLVDGASLDSLHMIGVSLGAHISGFVGQMFDGALGRITGKPFLLSALFLWGQLLHVSCTGGMPRARLCVAGLDPAGPLYRGKPPSERLDPTDAQFVDVIHSDIDGLGYGEALGHIDFYPNGGDDQPGCPLTIFSGLQYFKCDHQRSVLLFMSSLKQSCNITAYPCGSYRNYRHGKCTSCEPFRPLPCPVLGYYAHEWKSYLIQQSHPGSSMFFNTADKEPFCIYHYFVDIITWNKDTRRGTLSIVLVDETGKKAESKVNPEAAAFQQFNQITLLIGFDQDFENVQRISLTFSTGSVIGPKFKLRILQIRLRSLTNPGRAQLCRFDLVLPEGSARTFRPVPC; the protein is encoded by the exons ATGCTGAGGCTATGCGTCGTGTTCATCTGCCTTTGGTACGGGGTGAGAACAG ATTCCAGGGAGGCATGCCCTGCATTCACAGTGCTCAGCCTCAGCGATGCTTTGAAAGGGACAGACCTGAAAGTGAAGCTGCTGCTCTACACCAGGCAGAATCCAAACTGTGCTGTAGAGCTTGATTCAACACCCTCCAAGTATCTAGATGTGACCAAGAAAACTACCTTCATCATCCATGGATATCGACTCACAGGCTCTGCCCCAGTCTGGATCCCTGACTTGGTACAACTCCTGCTTTCTGTAGAAGACATGAACGTCATCGTGGTGGACTGGAACCAGGGGGCAACAACCCTCATCTACAGCCATGCTGCTGGAAACTGCAAAAGAGTTGCCGAGGTTCTGAAGAAACTCATTGATGAGATGTTG GTTGACGGAGCATCACTTGACTCCTTGCACATGATCGGAGTGAGCCTGGGAGCGCACATCTCTGGCTTTGTGGGGCAGATGTTTGATGGGGCACTTGGAAGAATCACAGGTAAGCCCTTCCTCCTGTCAGCCCTTTTCCTTTGGGGACAGCTGCTCCACGTGAGCTGCACTGGAGGGATGCCACGTGCACGGCTCTGTGTTGCAGGCCTTGACCCAGCAGGCCCCTTGTACAGAGGAAAGCCACCCAGCGAGAGGCTGGACCCTACGGATGCACAGTTTGTGGATGTGATTCATTCAGACATTGATG GACTAGGTTACGGAGAAGCACTAGGCCACATAGACTTCTACCCCAACGGCGGGGATGACCAGCCTGGCTGTCCACTGACAATATTTTCTG GGTTGCAGTATTTTAAGTGTGACCACCAGAGGTCTGTTCTCCTGTTCATGTCATCCCTGAAACAGAGCTGCAACATCACTGCCTACCCCTGTGGCTCCTACCGCAACTACAGGCACGGCAAATGTACGAGCTGCGAACCCTTTCGGCCTCTGCCATGCCCCGTCCTAG GTTATTACGCCCACGAGTGGAAGAGCTACCTAATACAACAGAGCCATCCAGGGTCAAGCATGTTTTTCAATACAGCAGACAAGGAGCCATTCTGCA TTTACCACTACTTTGTGGACATTATTACATGGAACAAAGACACCAGGAGAGGCACCCTCAGCATTGTATTAGTGGATGAAACTGGGAAAAAGGCAGAATCCAAAGTTAACCC GGAAGCTGCAGCCTTCCAGCAGTTCAACCAAATCACTTTGCTAATCGGATTCGACCAGGACTTTGAAAACGTGCAAAGAATTTCCTTGACATTTTCCACGGGATCTGTCATTGGCCCGAAGTTCAAACTCAGGATTCTCCAAATCAGGCTGCGGTCACTTACAAATCCAGGAAG GGCTCAGCTGTGCCGCTTCGACCTGGTGCTGCCCGAGGGCTCCGCGCGGACCTTCCGGCCCGTCCCGTGCTGA